In a genomic window of Helianthus annuus cultivar XRQ/B chromosome 10, HanXRQr2.0-SUNRISE, whole genome shotgun sequence:
- the LOC110883286 gene encoding uncharacterized protein LOC110883286 — protein sequence MLARFLSMRRGAHMEEEDKLDEHSQDDSKTRKHLSIATRITSYFTRTDYLCPVTIAAIIILIITSYFLQSRDLLCVSSVSSFDRLSRSWFFCLDGIDSDFGALGVPWYLCRFGLRGGRRC from the exons ATGTTAGCTAGATTTCTCTCAATGCGCAGAGGAGCACACATGGAGGAAGAAGACAAACTCGACGAACACTCGCAAGACGATTCCAAAACCAGAAAACACCTCTCAATCGCCACACGGATCACCAGCTACTTCACTCGTACAGATTACCTCTGCCCTGTCACCATAGCCGCTATCATAATCCTCATAATCACCTCCTATTTCCTTCAATCTCGTGATTTGCTCTGCGTTTCCTCTGTTTCTTCCTTCGATCGCCTCTCTCGCAGTTGGTTCTTCTGTTTGGATGGCATCGATTCCGATTTTGGTGCCCTAGGTGTCCCCTGGT ATCTGTGCCGATTCGGGTTAAG gGGTGGAAGAAGGTGTTGA